A single region of the Gossypium arboreum isolate Shixiya-1 chromosome 12, ASM2569848v2, whole genome shotgun sequence genome encodes:
- the LOC108477146 gene encoding probable ribose-5-phosphate isomerase 2 isoform X3 encodes MAIAWSETAASMEALSLSPPMSPPVILTQDELKKIAAYKAVEFVESGMVLGLGTGSTAKHAVDRIGELLRQGKLSNIVGIPTSKKTQEQAVSLGIPLSDLDNYPTIDLAIDGADEVDPHLNLVKGRGGSLLREKMVEGACKKFVCIVDESKLVKHLGGSGLALPVEIVPFCWKFTANKLQKLFQGSDCVAKLRNDGEGKPFVTDNGNYIVDLYLKKEMGDLQVASDAILRIAGVVEHGMFLDMATTVIVAGAELGFR; translated from the coding sequence ATGGCGATTGCTTGGTCTGAAACCGCTGCTTCAATGGAGGCTTTATCTTTGTCTCCTCCTATGTCCCCACCCGTCATCCTAACCCAAGACGAATTGAAAAAAATCGCCGCTTACAAAGCCGTTGAGTTCGTTGAGTCGGGTATGGTTTTGGGTCTGGGTACGGGTTCGACTGCCAAACACGCCGTGGATCGAATCGGGGAGTTGCTCCGGCAAGGCAAGCTCAGCAACATCGTCGGAATTCCCACATCGAAGAAAACGCAGGAACAAGCTGTTTCTTTGGGTATCCCACTTTCAGATCTCGACAACTATCCCACCATTGATTTAGCCATCGACGGGGCGGATGAAGTGGACCCGCATCTCAATCTGGTGAAAGGGAGAGGTGGGTCGCTTTTAAGAGAGAAAATGGTGGAAGGAGCATGCAAGAAATTTGTTTGTATTGTTGACGAATCCAAATTGGTTAAACATTTGGGAGGGAGCGGTTTGGCTTTGCCGGTTGAAATCGTTCCCTTTTGCTGGAAATTTACTGCAAATAAGCTCCAAAAGTTGTTCCAAGGGTCGGATTGCGTGGCCAAGCTGAGGAATGATGGTGAAGGGAAGCCATTTGTGACAGATAACGGGAATTACATCGTGGATTTGTATTTGAAGAAAGAAATGGGGGATTTGCAGGTTGCAAGCGATGCTATTTTGAGGATTGCGGGTGTGGTTGAACATGGGATGTTTCTTGATATGGCCACCACTGTTATTGTTGCAG
- the LOC108477146 gene encoding probable ribose-5-phosphate isomerase 2 isoform X1, with translation MAIAWSETAASMEALSLSPPMSPPVILTQDELKKIAAYKAVEFVESGMVLGLGTGSTAKHAVDRIGELLRQGKLSNIVGIPTSKKTQEQAVSLGIPLSDLDNYPTIDLAIDGADEVDPHLNLVKGRGGSLLREKMVEGACKKFVCIVDESKLVKHLGGSGLALPVEIVPFCWKFTANKLQKLFQGSDCVAKLRNDGEGKPFVTDNGNYIVDLYLKKEMGDLQVASDAILRIAGVVEHGMFLDMATTVIVAGELGITIKDK, from the coding sequence ATGGCGATTGCTTGGTCTGAAACCGCTGCTTCAATGGAGGCTTTATCTTTGTCTCCTCCTATGTCCCCACCCGTCATCCTAACCCAAGACGAATTGAAAAAAATCGCCGCTTACAAAGCCGTTGAGTTCGTTGAGTCGGGTATGGTTTTGGGTCTGGGTACGGGTTCGACTGCCAAACACGCCGTGGATCGAATCGGGGAGTTGCTCCGGCAAGGCAAGCTCAGCAACATCGTCGGAATTCCCACATCGAAGAAAACGCAGGAACAAGCTGTTTCTTTGGGTATCCCACTTTCAGATCTCGACAACTATCCCACCATTGATTTAGCCATCGACGGGGCGGATGAAGTGGACCCGCATCTCAATCTGGTGAAAGGGAGAGGTGGGTCGCTTTTAAGAGAGAAAATGGTGGAAGGAGCATGCAAGAAATTTGTTTGTATTGTTGACGAATCCAAATTGGTTAAACATTTGGGAGGGAGCGGTTTGGCTTTGCCGGTTGAAATCGTTCCCTTTTGCTGGAAATTTACTGCAAATAAGCTCCAAAAGTTGTTCCAAGGGTCGGATTGCGTGGCCAAGCTGAGGAATGATGGTGAAGGGAAGCCATTTGTGACAGATAACGGGAATTACATCGTGGATTTGTATTTGAAGAAAGAAATGGGGGATTTGCAGGTTGCAAGCGATGCTATTTTGAGGATTGCGGGTGTGGTTGAACATGGGATGTTTCTTGATATGGCCACCACTGTTATTGTTGCAGGTGAGCTTGGAATTACTATCAAGGATAAGTAG
- the LOC108477146 gene encoding probable ribose-5-phosphate isomerase 2 isoform X2 — protein sequence MAIAWSETAASMEALSLSPPMSPPVILTQDELKKIAAYKAVEFVESGMVLGLGTGSTAKHAVDRIGELLRQGKLSNIVGIPTSKKTQEQAVSLGIPLSDLDNYPTIDLAIDGADEVDPHLNLVKGRGGSLLREKMVEGACKKFVCIVDESKLVKHLGGSGLALPVEIVPFCWKFTANKLQKLFQGSDCVAKLRNDGEGKPFVTDNGNYIVDLYLKKEMGDLQVASDAILRIAGVVEHGMFLDMATTVIVADLPFGIYID from the exons ATGGCGATTGCTTGGTCTGAAACCGCTGCTTCAATGGAGGCTTTATCTTTGTCTCCTCCTATGTCCCCACCCGTCATCCTAACCCAAGACGAATTGAAAAAAATCGCCGCTTACAAAGCCGTTGAGTTCGTTGAGTCGGGTATGGTTTTGGGTCTGGGTACGGGTTCGACTGCCAAACACGCCGTGGATCGAATCGGGGAGTTGCTCCGGCAAGGCAAGCTCAGCAACATCGTCGGAATTCCCACATCGAAGAAAACGCAGGAACAAGCTGTTTCTTTGGGTATCCCACTTTCAGATCTCGACAACTATCCCACCATTGATTTAGCCATCGACGGGGCGGATGAAGTGGACCCGCATCTCAATCTGGTGAAAGGGAGAGGTGGGTCGCTTTTAAGAGAGAAAATGGTGGAAGGAGCATGCAAGAAATTTGTTTGTATTGTTGACGAATCCAAATTGGTTAAACATTTGGGAGGGAGCGGTTTGGCTTTGCCGGTTGAAATCGTTCCCTTTTGCTGGAAATTTACTGCAAATAAGCTCCAAAAGTTGTTCCAAGGGTCGGATTGCGTGGCCAAGCTGAGGAATGATGGTGAAGGGAAGCCATTTGTGACAGATAACGGGAATTACATCGTGGATTTGTATTTGAAGAAAGAAATGGGGGATTTGCAGGTTGCAAGCGATGCTATTTTGAGGATTGCGGGTGTGGTTGAACATGGGATGTTTCTTGATATGGCCACCACTGTTATTGTTGCAG ATTTACCTTTTGGCATCTATATTGATTGA